The stretch of DNA CGATCCCCGCTTCGGCACGACGCCGAGCACCTGGAAGATCGGCTGCAACAGTTCGCCGTCGGCCGACTGCGAGACCATCGCCGCCGTCCCGCGTTCAGCGAACGCCGTGATGGCGGTCTGGTGGGCGTGGAGGATCGAGAAGACGTACTTCTCGCCCCGCTCCCGCATCGCCGGCCGCGGATCGACCCCGTGCAAACGGACCCGGCAGGTCCAACGCAGGACGAGAACGGCGCAGGCGATCGGCCAGCCGATGAGCTTGGGGGGGATCTTCATAGAAGCTGGTCGAGCGGCGGTGAAACCCTTTGTCGAGAGGTCTGCCGCAGCGTAGCGATTCACCCGTCATCGAGGCTACATCGATCGCTTCGACACGCTAAGCCGCCTTGCCTCGATGGCGTCGGCCGCGCTTGCCGCCACGCGCCTTGCCGGCGGGGGGCAACGCCTCCGACGGGTCGTGTTCAAGCTCCAGAGCGTTCAGCGCCGTCTCGATCCGGCGGCGGACCGACTCGATCCCCTCGTTCGGCTCTGGTCGGATCGGCTCGGCGAAGTAGGCGTCGATCCGGCTGAACGGCAGCGGCACTTGGAAACGGTCCCACGACAACGTGATCCGCAGGCGCCAGCGCGGCACCAGGATGACGTTGACGACCGTGGCGTCGGCGCGGAGGGCCAACGCCGCGATCCCCTTACGGACACGCCCGCGCGGGCCGCGGGGACCATCGACAGCAAT from Botrimarina mediterranea encodes:
- a CDS encoding DUF374 domain-containing protein, with the translated sequence MKISPRLIAWPIAAYVLLLRRTCRLRVHGDPRPELHRRGERLAYSILHAHQLAAAINTDPDTAAMVSQSGDGDLVVRAFRALGVTPVRGSSQKGGRDRGGVAALDALVDHVSAGSPAIIAVDGPRGPRGRVRKGIAALALRADATVVNVILVPRWRLRITLSWDRFQVPLPFSRIDAYFAEPIRPEPNEGIESVRRRIETALNALELEHDPSEALPPAGKARGGKRGRRHRGKAA